CCGCCTGCCTCACCCTCGGGCCCAGCCCGGTGAACGACGTGCTCCCGCTGCTGCTGAGCGGCGGCTGCCTGCGCGTGCACGGCATCAGGATCACCCGGTTCACCTGCCGGGACGACCCCGAGGCCGGTGCCCGGCTCGGCTTCGGCGGCCCCATCGGGCACCGTCCGCGGATCGTCCGGCCGGGCGGGCCGGGGCGGGCGTGGGGCCCGGTCGTGCGCCTCCTCGCCGAGCACCTGGCCGTTCCGCTGGACGAGGTGTCCGAGACCTACGAACTGTGCCCGGCGCCCGAGGACATCGGCCGCGTCGCCAAGGGGACCCTCGCCGGACTGCGGTTCCAGGTGTCGGGGGTGCTGCGCGGCCGTCCCGTGATCACCGTCGGGCACGTCGCCCGGATGCGCGCCGACATCGCCCCCCACTGGCCGGCGCCGCCGCCGGGCGGGACCGGCGGCCACCGCGTCGAGATCGACGGCGAGCCGCCCTGGCGGATGGACCTCGCGGGGCCCGCCGCCGCCGACCCGGCCGCGTCGATCGCGCTTCGCATGGTCAGCGCCGTCCCCGCCGTGGCGGAGGCCCCGCCGGGCCTGCACACCCCGCTGACGCTGCCGCCGTTCACCGGCCGGCGCCGTCTGCGCTGAGCCATTCGGCGACCAGCGTCCCGGTCTCCTCCGGCCTATCGACGTAGAGCATGTGGCCGGCGTCGACCTCGCTGATCACCAGGCCGGGCCCGAGCGCGGCGCGCAGGTCCACCACGAACTCGGGGCGGACGAGGTCGGCCTCCGTCGCGATGACCAGGTGGGTGGGCATGTCGGCGGGCGGCGGCAGGTGGGGGCGGGCCATCTCCGAGTACGCGGTCACCGCGGCCGCCGGTTCGAACCGCCACCGCAGCCGCCCGTCCGGGCCGTGCTCCAGGTGCTCGGCGACCTCCTCGTCCACGGCGTCCCGCGGAGCCGCCGGCCAGCGCGCCGCCCGGTCGGCCCGCGCCTCGGCGACGTCGCCGAAGGACTCCGGGACCAGGTGGCCGCGCGCCTCCCGGCCCGCCGCCGCCGGGCCGAGCCCGATGGCCGGGTCCAGGAGCAGGAGCCGGCGCACCCGCCTCGGCGCCGTCCGCGCCAGATGCAGCGCGATCATCCCGCCGTAGGAGTGCCCGACGAGGTCGGCCCGCTCGACGCCCTCGGCGTCCATCACCGCCAGGACGTCGGCCACATGCCGCTCGACCGTCCACGGCGGCTCGTGCGTCGACCGCCCGTGGCCGCGCAGGTCGGGCGCGAGGACGGAGCGGTCCGGCAGGTACCGCTCGGCGGTCCGCCGCCAGCGCGCCCCGTGACCGCAGACCCCGTGGAGCATGACCACCGGCGCTCCGCCCGGATCCCCGTACCGATGAACATGCAGTACCGCGTCCGCCATGGGGCAAAGGGTATGCGCGCGGTGGCCTCCGCGAACGGCCTTCACCGGTCACCGGTCCGGTCAGGAACGTTCCCAGCGGACGGAGGACAGTGCCAGCAGCGCCACGTGGAAGGACACGCACGACTCCACGTCGTCGAGGTCGGCGTCCAGGACCCGTTCGATGCGGCGGAGGCGCTCGTAGAAGGCGGGGCGGGACAGGTGCGCCTGCTGCGCGGCGACGGCCTTGTTCCGGCCGGATTCGAGGTACAGCTCCAGGATGCGCGTGAGGTCGCTGCCGCGCTGGGCGTCGTACTCCAGGAGCGGGCCGAGCTCGCGCTCGACGAACGTCTGGACGCGGGCGTCGTCGCGGAGCAGGTGCAGCAGCCCGCGCAGGCGCAGGTCGGGCAGGCGGTAGTAGAGCCGGGCCCCGGAGCCGCGCGCGGCGACGTCGGCGACCTGCTCGGCCTCCAGGAAGGAGCGGCGGACGTCGCGGATCGTCTCCACCACCGATCCGGCGGCCATCACGGTGTCACCGGACTGCTTGCGGATCCGGGTGGCGACCTCGGTGAGCGCGGTCTCCACGTCGGCGCGGGCGGGCAGGGAGGCCAGCACTCCGACGCGGGCGTGCGGACCGCCCTCGTCCAGGACGCCGACGAGCGCGGCGAGGCGGGCGTCCTTGCAGGCAGCCGCGGCCGTCTCGGCGAGCTGCGACAGCTCCCCGACGGGCGGGGCGGACCGGGACAGGGCGGGGCCGCGGTGGCGGAGCACGGCGCCGAGCAGCCGGCGTCCGGACAGCGGGACGCCGAGGGCGCGGGCGCGGGCCGCCGCCTCCTGCGGGTCGGAGTAGGCGTGCGCGAGGATGCGGGCGATGATCGTCCCGTGCGCCTGCCGCTCGACGCTCTCGGCGTGCCGGTCGAGGAGCCGGCCGAGGGCGAGGGTGGTGGCGGCCCGCTCGATCAGCACGGTCTCGCGCGGGGACGGCGGTGCGCCGAGGTCGACGATCAGCCGTCCCCAGTCCTCGCCCCGTGCCCCGACCATCGTGACCAGCCAGCCGGACGCCTCGTCGTAGCCGGTGCGGCGGCCGGGGCGGACGGCCCGCGAGCGGGTCTCCCACGCCGACAGCAGCTCGGCCGGGTCGGCGCCGCCGGCGTCCGCGGCGAGGACCTGGTGGGCGAGGTTCTCCAGCACGACCGGGTGCCCGCCGAGCGCCGCGACCTGCCGGACGACCTCGTCGGTCGAGGCGCCCTCGACCGACAGCTGGGTGAAGATCTCGTGCAGCTGCTCGGAGGCGCGCAGCTCGGCGAACTGCTCCTGGACGATCCGGGCGTGCACCGACTCGGTGATGTCGACGAACGCGGGCTCGTGCGCCAGCACGATCACCGGCAGGCCGAACTCCTCGGCCGCGGCGATCAGCGCGGGCGGCAGCACGCTGGCGTAGCGCCGGCCGAGCTCGATCATCAGGCCGCTGACGCCGACCTCGGCGAGGTCGGCGATGTAGGCGCGCAGCCGCTCCGGCTCGTCGGGCAGCGCGATCCCGGTGGTGAGGACGAGCTCGCCGCCGTGCAGCAGGTGCGCGATGTCGGTGACCTCGGCGACGTGCACCCAGCGGACCCGGTTGCCGGTGCGGTCGGAGCCTGCGACGACGTGGGGCTGGCCGCGGCGTACCGCGTCGAGCTGGAGGACGTCGTCGACAGTGGGCAGCATCACGGCGATGATATCCGTACAGGGTGTCAGCAGCGATGATCCGGTCGTTACAGGTTGTCAGCCGCCAGCAGACCGTTAAGCGGAGGCGCCCGGTCCTGACACTCTGCGGGTGGTCGCGGCCGCCCGTCGGAACGAGACTTGTGTCATGTCGGAACACGCGAACCTGCTCCGGCGCCACCGGGCGGTCATGCCGTCCTGGATGGCGCTCAACTACCGGGACCCCATCGAGATCGTGGGAGGCAAGGGCAACCGCGTGACCGACGCGGGGGGCAACTCCTACCTCGACTTCTTCATCGGCATCCTGACGAACATGCTCGGGTACGACGTGCCCGAGGTCCGGGACGCGGTGGAGCGGCAGATCGCCACCGGCGTCGTGCACACCTCCACGGCGTACCTGCTGCGCGGGCAGGTGGAGCTGGCCGAGAAGATCGCCCGGCTGTCGGGCATCCCGGACGCCAAGGTGTTCTTCACCAACTCCGGGACGGAGGCCAACGAGACCGCGCTGCTGCTGGCCGCGTACGCGCGGCGCAGCGACCAGGTCCTCGCGATGCGGCAGAGCTACCACGGCCGGTCGTTCGCCGCGACGGGCGTCACGGGGAACCGCGGCTGGACGAACCTGTCGTACTCCCCGCTGGACGTCCACTTCCTGCACGGCGCCGACCGCCGGCTCCCGCAGTTCGCCGGGATGTCGGACGAGCGGTACATCGACGTGTGCACGCAGGACCTGCGGCACGTGCTCGCCACGGCGACCGGCGGCGACGTCGCCGCGCTCATCGCCGAGCCGATCCAGGGCGTCGGCGGCTTCACG
The sequence above is a segment of the Actinomadura coerulea genome. Coding sequences within it:
- a CDS encoding dihydrodipicolinate reductase; translated protein: MSYLVGQWGTGPVGRSSLGALLGHPDLELAGVVTAAPGHAGADAAELAGSGRPAGIRATEDPAPLLARRPHVVCHTASLARDAAGELCRILETGTGVVSDVLPSLVHPPSADRALVRRLRSACATGGAACLTLGPSPVNDVLPLLLSGGCLRVHGIRITRFTCRDDPEAGARLGFGGPIGHRPRIVRPGGPGRAWGPVVRLLAEHLAVPLDEVSETYELCPAPEDIGRVAKGTLAGLRFQVSGVLRGRPVITVGHVARMRADIAPHWPAPPPGGTGGHRVEIDGEPPWRMDLAGPAAADPAASIALRMVSAVPAVAEAPPGLHTPLTLPPFTGRRRLR
- a CDS encoding alpha/beta fold hydrolase, encoding MADAVLHVHRYGDPGGAPVVMLHGVCGHGARWRRTAERYLPDRSVLAPDLRGHGRSTHEPPWTVERHVADVLAVMDAEGVERADLVGHSYGGMIALHLARTAPRRVRRLLLLDPAIGLGPAAAGREARGHLVPESFGDVAEARADRAARWPAAPRDAVDEEVAEHLEHGPDGRLRWRFEPAAAVTAYSEMARPHLPPPADMPTHLVIATEADLVRPEFVVDLRAALGPGLVISEVDAGHMLYVDRPEETGTLVAEWLSADGAGR
- a CDS encoding PucR family transcriptional regulator, with amino-acid sequence MLPTVDDVLQLDAVRRGQPHVVAGSDRTGNRVRWVHVAEVTDIAHLLHGGELVLTTGIALPDEPERLRAYIADLAEVGVSGLMIELGRRYASVLPPALIAAAEEFGLPVIVLAHEPAFVDITESVHARIVQEQFAELRASEQLHEIFTQLSVEGASTDEVVRQVAALGGHPVVLENLAHQVLAADAGGADPAELLSAWETRSRAVRPGRRTGYDEASGWLVTMVGARGEDWGRLIVDLGAPPSPRETVLIERAATTLALGRLLDRHAESVERQAHGTIIARILAHAYSDPQEAAARARALGVPLSGRRLLGAVLRHRGPALSRSAPPVGELSQLAETAAAACKDARLAALVGVLDEGGPHARVGVLASLPARADVETALTEVATRIRKQSGDTVMAAGSVVETIRDVRRSFLEAEQVADVAARGSGARLYYRLPDLRLRGLLHLLRDDARVQTFVERELGPLLEYDAQRGSDLTRILELYLESGRNKAVAAQQAHLSRPAFYERLRRIERVLDADLDDVESCVSFHVALLALSSVRWERS